One part of the Paraburkholderia flagellata genome encodes these proteins:
- the greB gene encoding transcription elongation factor GreB: MNKAFVKESTDNDDDDLEAGHPEIPAGTKNYITPAGYERMRNELLHLIDEERPEVVKLVSWAASNGDRSENGDYIYGKRRLREIDRRIRFLTKRLDLAEVVDSSRQESVDQVFFGATVEYGTEDGEAHTITIVGIDEVDLDHGHVSWISPIARALLKAKIGDQVTLYTPAGPEPVDVLDVRYPPPRA; the protein is encoded by the coding sequence ATGAACAAGGCCTTTGTCAAAGAATCGACCGACAACGACGACGATGATCTCGAAGCCGGTCACCCCGAGATCCCCGCCGGCACGAAGAACTACATTACGCCTGCCGGCTACGAGCGCATGCGCAATGAGTTGCTGCACCTGATCGACGAGGAACGGCCCGAAGTGGTCAAACTCGTCTCGTGGGCGGCTTCGAACGGCGACCGTTCCGAAAACGGCGACTACATTTACGGCAAGCGCCGTCTGCGCGAAATCGACCGCCGCATCCGCTTTCTCACGAAGCGGCTGGATCTGGCCGAAGTCGTGGACAGCAGCCGGCAGGAGAGCGTGGACCAGGTGTTCTTCGGGGCGACCGTCGAGTACGGCACCGAGGACGGCGAGGCGCACACGATCACGATCGTCGGTATCGACGAGGTCGATCTCGATCACGGTCACGTGAGCTGGATTTCGCCTATCGCGCGGGCGCTCCTGAAAGCGAAGATCGGCGATCAGGTTACGCTGTACACGCCGGCGGGGCCGGAGCCGGTCGACGTGCTGGACGTGCGCTATCCGCCGCCGCGCGCCTGA
- a CDS encoding phage protein NinX family protein → MNVAELTGLALDYWVARSLPDFVREIYFTDSGETVAVRGNDRGRPWDGRFMPTDSWEAAGVVLDRAKRVELREGEPASCVAEFEGESGAVKAHGETTREALLRAFVTSRFGETVGEMLRQPQALLGMGMEPVAEPSAIGDVEDLPRPDAQIGDIGTPPR, encoded by the coding sequence ATGAACGTAGCTGAACTGACCGGCCTGGCGCTCGATTACTGGGTGGCGCGCAGTCTACCGGACTTCGTGCGCGAAATCTATTTCACCGACAGTGGCGAGACAGTCGCCGTGCGCGGCAACGACCGCGGGCGTCCATGGGATGGCCGCTTCATGCCCACCGATTCGTGGGAGGCGGCGGGCGTGGTGCTCGACCGCGCAAAGCGCGTCGAGCTTCGCGAAGGCGAGCCGGCTTCCTGTGTGGCGGAGTTCGAGGGCGAATCGGGTGCAGTGAAAGCCCACGGCGAAACCACGCGCGAGGCGCTGCTGCGGGCGTTCGTCACAAGCCGTTTTGGTGAGACGGTAGGGGAGATGCTGCGTCAGCCCCAGGCGTTGCTGGGCATGGGCATGGAGCCTGTGGCGGAACCCAGCGCGATTGGCGACGTGGAAGACCTGCCGCGACCCGACGCACAGATCGGCGACATCGGTACGCCGCCACGCTAG
- a CDS encoding RelA/SpoT family protein: MSTTPSPATDVDQEAETTSPARNYIDAVLEQSFRHLFGPTATPEQPRKHGVVSIANLTAALSGYLTPEEIKEVKAAFHFSDEAHLGQYRQSGEPYITHPVAVAEICAGWKLDAQSIMAALLHDVMEDQGVTKAELAERFGAKVAELVDGLSKLDKMEFRNREEAQAENFRKMLLAMARDVRVILVKLADRLHNMRTLGAVPPEKRRRVARETIDIYAPIAHRLGLNNTYRELQDLSFANFNPNRYATLEKAVKAARGNRREVVSKILEAVQRAIADAKLDAEVTGREKTIFSIYKKMRDKQLSFSQVLDVYGFRVVVESALECYTCIGALHALYKPVPGKFKDYIAIPKVNGYQSLHTTLVGPFGAPIEFQVRTRKMHEIAEAGVAAHWLYKNGGADLNDVQKRAHQWLKSLLDIQSEVGDSSEFLEHVKIDLFPDAVYVFTPKSKIMALPRGATALDFAYSIHSDLGNQCVAVKINNELLPLRTELKSGDIVEVITAPYSKPNPAWLGFVRTGKARSAIRHYLKTMRLTESVQLGERLVDQALKGYGYQLSEVTPEVWEKLVQWTGNKNRQEIFADIGLGRRVAAVMAKRIEVLMSGQDADDAEHHHPPRDPNAPPAPPVVITGTEGMSVQLSACCRPIPGDDIMGYIGIGLGMAIHTTDCRVAQRIHRRDPGRWIDVAWAPQPGRLFDVAVKVLVKNTKGVFARVAADITSADANIVHIAMDDDLAQESNMLRFVIQVSDRVHLANVMRRVRTNPDVMRIARERSSDDGHHRHDGGMRIERERADY; this comes from the coding sequence ATGAGCACTACGCCCTCGCCGGCCACCGACGTGGACCAGGAAGCTGAGACTACGAGCCCTGCGCGCAATTACATCGACGCGGTCCTCGAACAGTCGTTTCGCCATCTGTTCGGACCGACCGCGACGCCGGAGCAGCCCCGCAAGCACGGGGTTGTCTCCATCGCCAATCTGACTGCTGCGCTCTCCGGTTACCTCACCCCCGAGGAAATCAAGGAGGTCAAGGCGGCGTTCCACTTCAGCGATGAAGCCCACCTCGGGCAATATCGCCAGAGCGGCGAACCCTATATCACCCATCCCGTCGCCGTCGCGGAAATCTGCGCCGGCTGGAAGCTCGACGCGCAGTCCATCATGGCTGCGCTCCTGCACGACGTGATGGAAGACCAGGGCGTGACCAAGGCGGAACTCGCCGAGCGCTTTGGCGCGAAGGTCGCGGAACTGGTCGATGGCCTGTCGAAACTCGACAAGATGGAGTTTCGCAACCGCGAGGAAGCGCAGGCGGAAAACTTCCGCAAGATGCTGCTCGCGATGGCGCGCGACGTGCGCGTGATTCTGGTGAAGCTCGCCGACCGGCTGCACAACATGCGCACGCTCGGTGCGGTGCCGCCCGAAAAGCGCCGCCGTGTGGCGCGCGAGACGATCGACATCTACGCGCCCATCGCGCACCGCCTTGGCCTGAACAACACCTATCGCGAGCTGCAGGACCTGAGCTTCGCGAACTTCAACCCGAATCGCTACGCCACGCTCGAAAAGGCGGTGAAGGCCGCGCGCGGCAATCGCCGCGAAGTGGTCAGCAAGATTCTGGAAGCGGTGCAGCGCGCGATTGCCGACGCGAAGCTCGACGCCGAAGTCACGGGCCGCGAGAAAACCATCTTCAGCATCTACAAGAAGATGCGCGACAAGCAGTTGTCGTTCTCGCAGGTGCTCGACGTGTACGGTTTTCGCGTCGTGGTCGAGTCCGCGCTCGAGTGCTACACCTGTATCGGCGCGCTCCATGCGCTCTACAAGCCGGTTCCGGGCAAGTTCAAGGACTACATCGCCATTCCCAAGGTGAACGGCTATCAGTCCCTGCACACCACGCTCGTGGGCCCGTTCGGCGCGCCCATCGAGTTCCAGGTCCGCACGCGCAAGATGCACGAAATCGCCGAGGCAGGCGTGGCCGCGCACTGGCTCTACAAGAACGGCGGCGCGGATCTGAACGACGTGCAAAAGCGCGCGCACCAGTGGCTCAAGTCGCTGCTCGACATCCAGAGCGAAGTCGGGGACTCGAGCGAATTCCTCGAACACGTCAAGATCGACCTGTTCCCGGACGCCGTGTACGTCTTCACGCCGAAGTCGAAGATCATGGCGCTGCCGCGCGGCGCCACGGCGCTCGACTTCGCTTATTCGATCCACAGCGACCTCGGCAACCAGTGCGTGGCCGTGAAGATCAACAACGAGCTGCTGCCGTTGCGTACCGAACTCAAGAGCGGCGACATCGTCGAGGTGATCACGGCGCCGTACTCCAAGCCGAATCCGGCGTGGCTTGGCTTCGTGCGCACCGGCAAGGCGCGTTCGGCGATCCGGCACTACCTGAAGACGATGCGTCTCACGGAGTCGGTGCAGCTGGGCGAGCGGCTCGTCGATCAGGCGCTCAAGGGCTACGGCTACCAGCTTTCGGAGGTCACGCCGGAAGTGTGGGAGAAGCTGGTCCAGTGGACCGGCAACAAGAACCGCCAGGAAATTTTCGCCGACATCGGTCTTGGCCGGCGTGTGGCGGCGGTCATGGCCAAGCGCATCGAAGTGCTGATGAGCGGCCAGGATGCCGACGACGCCGAGCATCATCATCCGCCGCGCGACCCGAATGCGCCGCCGGCGCCGCCCGTCGTCATCACGGGCACCGAAGGCATGTCGGTGCAGCTTTCGGCGTGCTGCCGCCCGATCCCTGGCGACGACATCATGGGCTACATCGGCATCGGTCTCGGGATGGCGATCCATACGACCGACTGCCGCGTCGCGCAACGTATCCACCGGCGCGACCCGGGCCGCTGGATCGACGTGGCGTGGGCGCCGCAGCCGGGGCGGTTGTTCGACGTCGCCGTGAAGGTGCTCGTGAAGAACACGAAGGGCGTGTTCGCCCGCGTGGCGGCCGACATCACGTCGGCGGACGCCAACATCGTCCACATCGCGATGGACGACGATCTGGCACAGGAATCGAACATGTTGCGTTTCGTGATCCAGGTGAGCGATCGCGTGCACCTCGCGAACGTCATGCGCCGTGTGCGCACGAATCCGGACGTCATGCGCATCGCGCGCGAGCGTTCGAGCGACGACGGGCACCATCGCCACGATGGCGGCATGCGCATCGAGCGCGAGCGCGCGGATTATTGA
- the rpoZ gene encoding DNA-directed RNA polymerase subunit omega, producing the protein MARITVEDCLKQIPNRFELALAATYRARQLAQGHTPKIESRDKPTVVALREIAAGQVGLEMLKKVPV; encoded by the coding sequence ATGGCCCGCATCACCGTCGAAGATTGTCTGAAACAGATTCCGAACCGCTTCGAACTGGCGCTCGCTGCGACTTATCGCGCGCGCCAGCTCGCACAAGGTCACACGCCCAAGATCGAAAGCCGCGACAAGCCAACCGTTGTCGCGCTGCGCGAGATCGCGGCTGGCCAGGTCGGCCTTGAAATGCTGAAGAAGGTGCCCGTCTAA
- the gmk gene encoding guanylate kinase has protein sequence MTDQSSAPKTDAKHDKKRNPYAGMYPGNLFMVVAPSGAGKSTLVNALLAEDSAIRLSVSYTTRAPRSKERDGEHYHFTNVDDFLTRHAAGEFLESAEVHGNYYATSRVWIEDQMKIGHDVLLEIDWQGAQQVKKQFRNAVEIFILPPSLEALADRLKKRGEDEPNVITRRLLAAGSEIAHASESEYVVINENFDRALQELRNIVSATRLRFASQYARHTELFVQLGIHQPQPGASGT, from the coding sequence ATGACCGACCAAAGCAGCGCCCCCAAAACGGATGCGAAGCACGACAAGAAGCGCAATCCGTATGCGGGCATGTACCCCGGCAACCTCTTCATGGTGGTGGCGCCTTCGGGTGCGGGCAAGTCAACGCTCGTGAACGCGCTGCTCGCCGAAGACAGCGCGATCCGCCTGTCGGTTTCGTACACGACGCGCGCGCCGCGTTCGAAGGAGCGCGACGGCGAGCACTATCACTTCACGAACGTCGACGACTTCCTCACGCGCCACGCCGCGGGCGAGTTTCTCGAGAGCGCTGAAGTGCATGGCAACTACTACGCCACTTCGCGCGTGTGGATCGAAGACCAGATGAAAATCGGGCATGACGTCCTGCTCGAAATCGACTGGCAAGGCGCGCAGCAGGTGAAGAAGCAGTTCCGCAATGCAGTGGAAATTTTCATCCTGCCGCCGTCGCTCGAAGCGCTCGCCGACCGCCTGAAAAAGCGCGGCGAAGATGAGCCGAACGTCATCACGCGACGCCTGCTTGCAGCGGGCAGCGAGATCGCACACGCGAGCGAATCGGAGTACGTCGTGATCAACGAGAACTTCGATCGCGCGTTGCAGGAGCTGCGCAATATCGTGAGCGCCACGCGCTTGCGCTTCGCTTCGCAATACGCGCGGCATACCGAGCTCTTCGTGCAGCTCGGTATCCACCAACCGCAGCCCGGCGCATCGGGCACATAA
- a CDS encoding YicC family protein, translating to MIYSMTGYASATRELAAASGTGGASVSVELRTVNSRFLDLNFRMPEDVRVCEPTLREMLMTKLSRGKVDIRINIQKSEQGASAGALNRDALDQLAGLERAVLEAFPESGRLRTGEILRWPGVLAESGVEAEVLRDAVLGCGKQAIADLIEVRAREGAQLANMLLANVTEMETIVARITPLVPELIAKHQQKIVERLQEALGIAAPDSNGNGGSIGNISREEIAERIRQEVTMYGIRIDIAEELSRLTAHLNETRHVIEKGGRVGKRLDFMMQELNREANTLGSKAAAKELADASMTLKLLIEQMREQVQNLE from the coding sequence ATGATTTACAGCATGACCGGCTATGCCAGCGCCACGCGCGAGCTTGCTGCGGCTTCGGGCACGGGCGGCGCCAGTGTCTCAGTCGAATTGCGCACGGTGAATTCGCGCTTTCTCGACCTGAACTTCCGCATGCCCGAAGACGTGCGCGTGTGCGAGCCCACGCTGCGCGAAATGCTGATGACGAAGCTCTCGCGCGGCAAGGTCGACATCCGCATCAACATCCAGAAGAGCGAGCAAGGCGCGAGCGCGGGCGCGCTCAACCGCGACGCGCTCGACCAGCTCGCCGGGCTCGAGCGCGCCGTGCTCGAAGCGTTTCCTGAGTCGGGCCGCCTGCGCACGGGCGAGATCCTGCGCTGGCCCGGCGTGCTGGCGGAAAGCGGCGTCGAGGCCGAAGTGCTGCGCGACGCCGTGCTCGGCTGCGGCAAGCAGGCCATCGCCGATCTGATCGAAGTGCGTGCTCGCGAAGGCGCGCAGCTCGCCAACATGCTGCTTGCGAACGTCACCGAAATGGAGACGATCGTCGCGCGCATCACGCCGCTCGTGCCCGAGCTGATCGCGAAGCACCAGCAGAAGATCGTCGAGCGTCTGCAGGAAGCGCTCGGCATCGCCGCGCCGGACAGCAATGGCAACGGTGGCAGCATCGGCAATATTTCGCGCGAGGAAATTGCCGAGCGCATTCGCCAGGAAGTGACGATGTACGGCATTCGCATCGACATCGCCGAAGAGCTCTCGCGCCTTACGGCGCACCTGAACGAAACGCGGCACGTGATCGAGAAGGGCGGCCGCGTCGGCAAGCGTCTCGACTTCATGATGCAGGAGCTCAACCGCGAAGCGAACACGCTTGGCTCGAAGGCGGCGGCGAAGGAACTTGCAGACGCCTCGATGACGCTCAAGCTGCTCATCGAGCAGATGCGCGAGCAGGTCCAGAATCTCGAATAA
- the rph gene encoding ribonuclease PH yields the protein MTQSNQRPSGRAADQLREVRITRNYTKYAEGSVLVEFGDTKVLCTASVSESVPPFLRDKGQGWLTAEYGMLPRATHTRSDREAARGKQTGRTQEIQRLIGRAMRAVFDLEALGARTINLDCDVLQADGGTRTASITGAFVAAHDAVSKLLATGRIERSPITDYVAAISVGVYEGVPVLDLDYDEDSQCDTDMNVVMTGSGGMVEVQGTAEGAPFSREELNALLDLAQSGIRSLIEKQKAALEISHG from the coding sequence ATGACCCAATCCAACCAGCGCCCCTCCGGCCGCGCCGCCGACCAGCTTCGCGAAGTCCGCATCACTCGCAACTACACGAAGTACGCCGAAGGATCGGTCCTCGTCGAGTTCGGCGACACGAAGGTGCTGTGCACCGCGAGCGTGTCCGAAAGCGTGCCGCCGTTCCTGCGCGACAAGGGCCAGGGCTGGCTCACCGCCGAGTACGGCATGCTGCCGCGCGCCACGCACACGCGCAGCGACCGCGAAGCCGCGCGCGGCAAGCAAACCGGCCGCACGCAGGAAATCCAGCGCCTGATCGGCCGCGCCATGCGTGCGGTGTTCGACCTGGAGGCGCTCGGCGCGCGCACCATCAACCTCGATTGCGACGTGCTGCAAGCCGATGGCGGCACGCGCACCGCGAGCATCACGGGCGCGTTCGTGGCGGCCCACGACGCCGTCTCGAAGCTGCTGGCCACGGGCCGCATCGAGCGCTCGCCGATCACCGACTACGTTGCCGCGATTTCGGTCGGCGTGTATGAAGGCGTGCCGGTGCTCGACCTCGACTATGACGAAGACTCGCAATGCGACACCGACATGAACGTCGTCATGACGGGCTCGGGCGGCATGGTCGAAGTCCAGGGCACGGCAGAAGGCGCGCCATTCTCGCGTGAAGAACTGAACGCGCTGCTCGACCTGGCGCAAAGCGGCATCCGCTCGCTGATCGAGAAGCAGAAGGCGGCGCTGGAGATCTCGCATGGCTGA
- the rdgB gene encoding RdgB/HAM1 family non-canonical purine NTP pyrophosphatase translates to MADLQPDSAAKSAAHALSRVVLASNNAGKLREFAALLGAAGIELVPQGALNVPEAEEPHPTFVENALAKARHAAKLTGLPALADDSGLCVRALRGAPGVFSARYAQLAGGEKSDAANNALLVANLKDHADRRGYYFCVLALVRHADDPEPLIAEGRWHGVVLDAPRGDNGFGYDPYFYVPELEATAAELDPALKNASSHRAVALRQLLARLQEEA, encoded by the coding sequence ATGGCTGATTTGCAGCCGGATTCAGCGGCGAAAAGCGCGGCTCACGCGCTCTCGCGCGTCGTGCTCGCCTCGAACAACGCGGGCAAACTGCGCGAGTTCGCGGCACTGCTCGGCGCGGCCGGCATCGAGCTCGTGCCGCAAGGCGCGCTGAACGTGCCCGAAGCCGAGGAGCCGCATCCCACCTTCGTGGAGAACGCGCTCGCCAAGGCACGCCACGCGGCGAAGCTCACGGGCCTGCCAGCGCTCGCCGACGATTCGGGCCTGTGCGTACGTGCGCTGCGCGGCGCGCCGGGCGTGTTTTCGGCGCGCTACGCGCAACTGGCGGGCGGCGAGAAAAGCGACGCGGCGAACAATGCGCTGCTCGTCGCGAACCTGAAAGATCACGCGGATCGCCGCGGCTACTACTTTTGCGTGCTCGCACTCGTGCGCCATGCCGACGACCCCGAGCCGCTCATCGCCGAAGGCCGCTGGCACGGCGTGGTGCTCGACGCGCCGCGCGGCGACAACGGCTTCGGCTACGACCCTTACTTCTACGTCCCGGAGCTGGAGGCCACGGCCGCCGAACTCGATCCGGCGCTCAAGAACGCGTCGAGCCATCGCGCAGTCGCCCTGCGCCAGCTGCTCGCGCGACTGCAGGAGGAAGCGTGA